AGACCTTTTTCggctttattaatattataagagacAAGGGGAGAATGAGTCAATAGCAAAGATATTTGGTGCAAGTTTGATTATTATATgcctatatatattttaaatgttgtGTTTGCTTATTAATTGTATTGGTCTTGTCTTACATGTACATTTATAATTAAGGGAATACTATATAGGTAAATTCAATGTGAGAGTCCTAATCAATGTTTTTGGCAGATTCTTTATATTTAAAGTGGCTTCAAATGACCCTAATCCTCAACCGACCACGCGGCCGCCCCTTGCATTATGAAAAGCATTAGTGTTGATtatctttgtttaatttgttgtcATCTTATTTGTGCTCCTTAATTACGTGTACTACCAATAACTACTTTgccttaataatatattaaaattcccCACTTAGAGGGACACACGCATTTTAGTATTTTGTTTCTTGAAAGCAGATTCATTCCAAGAGAGCTGCATGGAAAGTGATCAATACGTGCCAATAAAACAAACACGTGTCTTTCCCCCGTGCGAATTGATTGAATATTCAGCTTTCATAAACTCCAATTACAAAAGAAAACGGGGTAGAAAATGCTTGGAGCAAACGTGTCTAACGAGGTGCATCAATCCTTTTCCTTTGATgattttctccttctctttaGATTAGCGTTAGCCTTTAGTTTAGCCACAATCTTCGCTTTTCTAATTGTTTTATCAATGCTGCAATGTTAAAGTCTCTTTTTCCTATTTCTGAGCTTAGACacatccatttgcttccaaaacaCAGTTCCGCAAGTTGTCGAGAGTAATTTTAGCTTTTAACCAACACACAAGTTTGGTTGAAATATCGGACGcaaaaataaaagcaataaaGAAATCAAACACTACGAGCTATTGCTGTTTGCCCAGTCATGTATATTGcggaatttctttttattatttttatgataaaaatatatttaatcaaacaaaatttGAGAATTTAATTGGGATTAGatgttatcaattatttttatttaattttttcattttatttataataattaattgttatatatatatatatatatatatatatatatatatatatatatattatatcaagttttaaaatgatgtaaactaaaaccaaaaaaataatttgcaataaaaaaataaaaaatacaggattaaaaaaatatttaaaccaattaaaaataattcttgtTCAATTGTTTGACtggtttcattaaataaatataaaattaattaataagcatattaCCACACGATATACCGttatttccttttcctttgtttAACTATCCGTAGAAACTAAAAGcctataaagaaaagaaaagaaaaaggaaagagataCCAAAGGAAACATCTTTTTCATCATTTCCATCTTTTATAATCTatcctttctttttatcattttttgccAAGTTGAGGAAAAGTTGGCAAATGAAAAATGTACACATTCAAAACCATATCCTAATGCTCACATACTATGTTAGCAACACTGTGagcaagagttttttttttttttccaaagcaCACATGTATCATCCATTTCAATACATGTGTTTTGTGGTATGAATTAAGTAGTAGATAATTATGTTcaaattagataaaattattataaatgataaatttttttcttaaaaatatttaatatagtaGTATATCTAAAATTTAAGTCCTAAatcattaatgaaataaaataattttatatcaattaattcacataaaaaaatacaaaaataacaatCTTAATTTGTTGGCAAAACTACTTGTCTTAAATTTTGTAGTGACAAACCCAACATTCTCTATGTGGTAATTGCGGATTTAACTAaaagtaagaagaaaaaaatggagaaaaaccTTCATTCTATTTAGCAAGACTGCTTCTAATCACATGACGCCACATCATCAAGATTTTAGAAGCAAAAAGTGCTGACATGGGTGCACACAACGAGCGTGCTACCGAGAATCTAAcaggcagaagaagaagaaaagaaaagaaaatctaacAGAGGCCACAAGAACTTGTGGCCTGGAATCGAAACCTCGGTCTGACGTGGCACCTGACTCTGCTTTAAACGGATCAAAATCCTATTCGTCGTGCTCCACTGACACTTCACATCAAAAACCCAACACAAGTAACGAAGAAGTCACTGCCATCTCGCAAGTTTCGATCCccagaaggaaaataaaaatgcacgaaattAGAGACCCTGCAATTCGGCTCTTCGGTCAGAAGATCCCTTTCCCTGAAGATGTTGACAAAGAAGAAGAGAGTGCTGAGGATAGAGAACAAGAGATGGAAGAACATGAAGACGAAGGAGACAAGGTACTGTCGGTGTTCTAGTTTCTCAGAAAAATGGTTTTAAGAAACATAACATAGCAACGCTTTCCTTCTAATGCTAAAACCACTCTCATGGCTCcgttttttctcttcaattttcCTTTATCCCCACTCTtctggttttttttaaaaatttcgtttttacttgaattttttCTTCTCAAGTTGTTTTCAATGAAAATCTTATAcccttttgtttatatttttcttaatttcgaTTGCAAGTTAGTTTTATGCATGTTCCCAATTGCGAGATTTATTGCTAATAATATGTAAGCTTCTATGTTTTGGAAATTAATAAGTAAGAGTAATGAAAGAAAACTTTTCTCTTTTTACTTTACGATTCCAAAACTGGCTATTTTTCTGGAAAAGCTTATACAGGTTTTGTGACCTTGCTAAGGAAttggaataaaatttgtttccgCCGTTCATAAACAGCAAACTTTTTTCGTGTTCTGATTTTGCTGATTGTGATTAATTCTGTTATGTTGTTTCTGTGGAACATTTCGATGTTTTAGTGGTGATCACAACAATCTACCGAACAATTTCAGTCAACTCTGTCTGTGGAACAGGAACATCACTGTTTCTTTTTCacatcaaattgttttattgtttCTCAGTACAAACTACATGGTCGTGCTTAAAACCAGTGTTTTCTGTCGGTGAAGTCCTACTCACTCCCAAATCTCTGTGAGTAATCTGCTATGTGGCTGTAaggtttttattttccttttcttacctTTATTAGCcatacaaaaattgaaaaacgttTGGAACTTTCAGCCCACAGCTTAATTGTCTAAATAGTTCTTTCACTTCCTTGAATTCCTACATCAAGTATTTTCTTAGCTCTTGGAATTGTTGTATTCTAGAGTATGTCTAATGTCGAAAAGAAAAGGGAACTTTTTGCCGTGGAGTATGGTAAGAATGATTTAAGTGGAAATTTTCATTGAGTTTGCTTGAATGATATAGTTTTCACTCTATCAAATTAAACATACTCTGCCATATATACTAACATAAGGATcagttttttgaatttttctccactaaaaaattaaacatacttTGAGTATGGTAgtatttcttcaaaaaattgTTATACCTTCCTTATTGCCTCATATTTTTGTTCTTAGTGTTATAAACTCATAATTGTCATGTCAACTTTAGAAAATTGTGAAtatatattttggttttatttctTCAATTCTGCGGCATCGATTTTAATAagcaaaacatttttaaaattactaggATACTAGAGTTGAAAATGTTACTAAGGAAGAGCTAGAAGCTGATCCTCCTCTAGATGCTGAAGAGACTAAGATTTCAGGCACATCCCCTGAGGCTATTGTGAACCCCAAAACACCTTCCATAGAAGAAGAAACAGCAAAATCAAAAGGTGGCAAATCAGAGAAGGAACAAGGCGATGCAGCCAACTCACAAGAGAAAACCCTGAAGAAGCCTGATAAAGTGCTACCATGCCCCCGCTGCAAAAGCATGGACACTAAATTCTGTTACTACAACAACTACAATGTCAACCAGCCGCGTTATTTCTGCAAAGCCTGTCAAAGATACTGGACTGCAGGTGGCACCATGAGGAATGTTCCTGTGGGGGCAGGACGGCGAAAGAACAAGAACTCTACCTCGCATTATCGCCACATCACTATCTCCGAGGCCCTTCAAGCAGCAAGAATTGATGCTCAAAATGGAACTCATCTTCCAACTTTGAAAGGCAATGGTAGAGTCCTCAGCTTTGGATTAGATGCACATGCACCTATTTGTGATTCCATGGCATCTCTCATGAATCTTGGAGAGAAAAAGGCTCTTAATGGCACAAGAAATGGGTTTCATCATGGCTTTGAGGATCAAAGACTCCCCGTTCCTTGCAAAAGTGGGGAAAATGGTGATGACTCTTCAACTACATCCTCCATTACAATTTCAAGTCCCAAGGGAGAAAATAACAAAAGCACCTTCCAACAACAACCATTGCCCCAAAATCATGGTTTCCTTCCTCAAGTTCCATGCATTCCTGGTGTTCCTTGGCCCTATACATGGAATTCTCCAGTTCCTCCACCTGCTTTGTGTCCTTCAGGATTTCCCCTACCATTCTATCCTGCTACATTTTGGAATTGTGGCATGCCTGGGAATTGGAATGTTCCATGGTTTTCCTCAAGTTCACCTGCTTCAAACCTCAAGTCTCCAAGCTCCAGTCCCAATTCTCCAACTTTGGGGAAGCACTCGCGGGACAGTGACATGATTAAGCAAGACTCTTTGCACAAAGAAGAAGCTTCAACGCCAAGAAACGGGAGTGTTTTGGTCCCAAAAACGTTGAGAATTGATGATCCAAGTGAGGCTGCAAAGAGTTCTATATGGGCAACTCTAGGAATTAAGAATGAGTCAGTGAGTGGGGGAGCTATGTTTAAGGCCTTCCAATCGAAGAAGGGTGAAAAGAATCATGTTGAAGCCTCTCCAATGTTGATGGCTAACCCTGCAGCTTTATCTAGATCCCTCAATTTTCATGAAAACTCCTGAATTAGTGGCACTGGTGAAAAGTCCTTACAGCAAAGTTAGTCACTTCTTGAGTTATTTGTCTAGCTAGCAAGAGACGGTGACCATCTTTGAGTGACATTGACCTTGTATAGAAGAAGCGAAAGGGTGGTAGTCTCTGATTTCCTCGGCACAAGTGAGACGACGAGGACTAATTCTGTCTTTAATTTCATTCGACAATATTAAAATAGAGTATATAGGTTTTTTTTCATGTGCTTAGTTTGATGAGTGAGTTCATGTATatgtacatatataaaaatatgtgaaATACTGATCTTTAGCCTAGAGAGACGGAAAAGATCTTTTACTTTCTtgtagtataaaataaaaatcctgactgtagaaaagtaaataattttcttttgagtATTTGCTATGTATTAACTATGAAGTGTCGAATTTCGATAGAAAATTACAGAAGTAGGAAGATAAGCACAAGTACTACGATGATAAAAGTAAGGGATATGACAGTCTTGTCATACTCGTACATGATGCATGTCGTGTGCTTTGATATGCTGCCAAATAATCAATATGCTTTTTGGTTATGTGTGAGGTGGAGTAATATATTTTGGATCTGAATAATCTTAATGTTAGTAACTACTAATGTTCAGCAAAGTTCTAACATATTTGcctatttgataaataatgtgttttttaaatatgtgataagagaatttgattttttatcacatgaataataaaaaatttaaaagagagtttaatttaattaattaattacgatgtaagattattataaactcttttgtatatatttttaatttctaaggataaaagaaaagactttgttaaagaataaaatttacttaaacAATCTCTTCATcttcaaaagaaattatttttttattttcaccgaTAATAATCGGTCCTATTATAACATAAGAGAATCTTCATCCATAACTTTTATCCTTTATTATTATAGCCTGCAAATTTTTTCCCGCGTGTGAAAGACCCCTATAGAAGGCCGGTGAAAACTGAAGATATGACATTCAAGTCATTCGTTGACTTTTAGAGTGAGAGGATAAGCTTGCATATAATAGCTTTTTTTCAGATAAACTTGCATATGATGgttcttttcttatctttttcgaAAGTggttatttttaagaaataatggtttttaagttttttcataaagttacaaaaagacaattttttcttgaaaataatcttattaaaatgtatgctaaaaatattgaataattcTCTTGGACAGTATGAGAGATCTAAACAGGTGACATTAAACCTGAACCACTAGAATATAAGTtatctagattttttttttcttctcggtcctttttacttttctaaaattctaaaaatcaaTACTTCAAaccaatttaatataattatcatagtaaatactaaataaccattagatgaaaatattcaatttaGTACATATTTGGTTCAACTAATTTTAAACCATAATTGATtacttttattaactttttatagtttttttaaaaataaataattatttttcacatttaaactaaaccaaatatgatatcaatttttaaattaaatacatgTTAGCCTCTACAATCTCCTTATTCAACAATTTGGTAGTAACATCGCAATTGGGGCAACATGTGTGATTGACCAATCAAGCAGAAGAAAACATCTAGATATTTTCCAAGCTTCAATCTAATACAAGCCACACTTAGAGATATGAAATGAGTTGTGATGGGACCCTAATGTTAAAACATGAAACCTTGAGTTCATTTTCCTCTTGGCACCCaacttttgacttttttttctttttatttcccttttgCCCTTTCCCTCCGCAACACGAAGAAAGCAATTgctcttttcttttcctccatatGTTGTGAGTGCCAAATTTCAATTATGAAGGGAacgaaaacaataaatatagtTCGTTCTTCGTTGGAAGTAAGCATCCTTACCAATTTCTTGCCAACAACCTTGCTAAAGAGTGTTCTTAACAATGGCACTAGTGattgaaaaattataagagattttttctttttaactgaaaatcatataaaaatacatttttacgcattctaataaaaaatatatattttattttctctttaatcaGCATTGTctttaaataaatgtatttttcataatcattttgactttttaaaagtttctatatttaatttcacaaataaaattaaatagattttatattgaaatattcattttaaaaatattatctaattattatcatttttatttaaatatatttttaattaaaaattcattttcccttaaaaataatacaatcatCAAACAGTTTGAATTTAATTGAATGTGAATTCATCttgttcattctttttccattggtGGCTTTGAAATGACGTTTAAATTGTACCTACATTGGTATTTGGTAATTGTATATCAATATCAAGTTTTTGCAGCCGACAGTCACTTATTCATCTCTCTTATTAATCTTCTAAATTATAATCGTTTCAACCTAATTAACTTgcgtttttaaattaatttcaactataaattaaaattaaattgtgtatttttattataaaaaagtgtGAAAAAATAACTCTTTGAACGCCATAACAATTTGGACAAGTAACAACCAAACAAAATTGAGATTATCCAAACTGCCAAATTCCATTACCAAGAAATTTTTGTACGATGGCagcgaaaaaaatatttttagcataagaattataaattttggccAGTTTGACGGACGATTCTACAATGAACTTGTGTGATAAATGGTTCACCAGTAGACCAGTCCTTTTACAATGAACAGTAGcccaatatatttaaaaaacattataaaatgtcaaatattttttaatgttaatgtgtataattggtaaagttgttttttttatgagttttcaatataattatacTCTTAAGTATTTGAACCAATGTTAAAAGTTGATTGTAAGGGTGTTGTGAACAAGATCAAAAGCTCAGCTGTTGACAAAACTGAACTTGATCACTTAACTCATGGGTGCAGAAGTTTGCTAATCCCTCCTATGATACTGGATTTGTTAAGAGATAAGATAATAGTGATGTCCTATGAACTTGTTAGTGTCGTATCATCTTTTCCTAGTCTCTAcattatatatcatattattcCTTGTATTGAGCAATTTGTTATTAATGAAATAtgattcagtaaaaaaaagtatttaaactaaaaatatcaaCTAACTTACACGtggaataatatttaataacaacttaaaaaatatattttaagataaatcaatgagtataaaatagaatttttattttattttaatcctttaatttttttaggcagtataaaatttaaatttttataatcattagTGACATTAACCGATGACATAATAACaatataacaaattattaaCTTATCACGTTATCAAagagttttccaaaaaaattacagTATAATTATTTCGTTACGTGTAATTATTTCATTACATCATTGATGAACTGATACTTGATAATAtgagataaaacaaaaaaaaatacagaaaataaaatcaaaacaaaaatctttaaaggatgaaaatataaataaaaaaattctctacTTTATAGAGaccaaaagattatttttaagcTAACATAATATCATAAACTATGTACATaaccttttatatatatcaatAGATAATCTTATTccttaaattcataaaaaatatttgttaacttCTTTAATGAATCTCTATTTAAATTAGTTCTTAGCTCTCAAACAGTTGAAAACCCAgggtatttatatattaatttaaagcaataacattattttaactatattattatttctttttgccAATACTTTAACTATATTattaaaacttccaactaattatattacattgttaaataataaaatttattttcagttaGCATGTGTTTAAAGGACATATGTTAAgaactaaacataaaatttatcagtcctcattcaatattttttacttttaatcccTTAATTTATACCTTAAAGTAATCGCTAACAAGACccttaaaatttgtttattttttctccaTCAAACTAATTATTACAGATAGAATTAACAATACACTCTCTAGCATACTCATTTTAACATGTCGGTAGCTATAGTTAGAACAAAAAAGTTTCTACAACAGAATGAATGGATCCTTCCGTGAACATGATATATAAGTCGGTTCAAATCTTATCTCTCAACAGTAAATAGGTTCCCCACCTGTTTAATATCcatcaaaagagaaaatgttgcAAGATTTGAATATGCCcttaacatattaaaatttgaaggaTCCATTCCAGTTGTTATGATATTGTGGGGTGAACTGTAAAGGATATGAAAAAGAACGAATAACGCGAACAAGTGAGCGCCAGAACTTACCTTCCAAATCATTCAGATTCTGCTCAAGAGAAAAACGGTGGAGTTTAAGGGAAGGAGAGAGTAATGTAGCTACACTTGAATACATCAACTTCAAGAATGACAATgtcatcacttttttttttgcagttttAGCTTGTCTGTACACAAATTTGTAAGGATGAATAGCTACAAGGACATCATTTAGCCCCCATCTAGGAATCAACCACACAATAGATTGATATGGAGATAAATGTTTCATTGTTCATTGGATTCTACACCCCCCAGAATCTGGTCCACGCCGTACATTGCCATAGGCCGACAGTTCCAGAAGATCCATATCACGATCTGCAATGCATCCAGTACTCCATCAATAAATTTCCAATTACTATTTGCTACTATATTTAACATAGTCATTATAGTTGTACCTGAAACCCTGCAATAAGAACTCTTCTGGATAAGTTCAGCTTTGGAGATCTCTGTTCGATTACCCTTTGAACGATTAACTGTTGCCTGAAAAGCCATGGATagaaactttattaaatgaatacAAAGCAAAGCAAAGCAAAGCAAATAGGGAAACAGATTCAATccccaacttttttttattggaaaataaACAACAGCTAGTGACGTAGTTTTACCACTTGCACCCAAATCATATTGGAATGGGGGACTAAATTGTAGTAGCAAAACTAAACTCCATGAACAGTGACGTGAACAAATCAATTGGAAGAGGGAAATTATATAAACACCTAATAGAATTAATGCAACACTTGTGGGACGACTCGTCATTAGAAACTATATAGTTTGAAAATCATAGTGTAATGGAAGAAACAGAAAGAAATATCAAATTTGAGTAATCTAAATGTTTGTATCTAACAGAGCAAAGGTGCCACTTTTTTAGAACCAGCTGAATATATGTCATCACCACTAATCCAACTTCACCATAACTGTTTGAAAGCTATATTAACAAGCCTGTTTCACCCTATTTACATGGGCTCTGGTAAAGTCCCTGATTAGTTTAATGTCAAGAAATATGTTAAAAGAATACTTTGACACAACACTAAAAAGTGGTTATTTTATAATAGAAAAACTACctctttggtaaaaggaaaaTCTATAACACAAAAATGTGGATGATTATTTACGTACTACAGTACTagtgtaaaaactaaaaaagaaatgcTTATATCAAGTTTATTGGCATCTTGGTAATATAACAGGATAAGGATCAGTGgaaatatgtttaaattataaaaaaaatgtattaacatatttttttataaagaaaaaggcaTGTTGTTAAGCACACtatgcaataaaacatattaCAAGACTCCCTCAGCCACTGGCAAGGTTCAGCCTCAAACGGGAAACAGAGAGATGAAGAGAGGATGAGGAACCTTACCTGTAATACTTGACAGTTTTCCAGCGTGCTTTCTCCCCCCTGTAGTTTAACAAAACATCCCAAATGAATAATaagcaaaaaagaaattaaaaccaaaatgaaTTGGTTACTTAATGGTGTCCTGATGGTCTTTTGTTGAGTGGCATATGTTTGGATGTTATAAAGGGAAGACAGtggaatagaagaaaaaaattggaggggAGTGGGGTTATAATCATACAAAACTGATGAAACTTCAAAGTGTTTGCAAAGATAACTAAGACGGGTTTGGAGGAGGATCACATAAAAATTCATCATCATCAATTCATCATCTCCTTTAATAATAAACTAGCAAAGAAGACTGTTAAACTCAAACCTTCCTTTCCCCTTTATTATTGTTCTTACTTTCTCCACCATCAACACATAGCCACAGATAAGTCACAAAGTTAAAATCTAGTGCTATTTACAGAAAattcaaggttttaaatatcaGTCAAGGTTTTGCCGCACGTTTATTGATATTGCGGGAAATGACTGGACAAATGCAGCCCCAATTGCAGTAGCAGACACTTGAAAAACCATGTTGTTGCAAGCAAATTCACGTGCGACCTTTTTTAAAACTTGACAGAGATTAATCCTAAAAATGCAGCAAAGCCTCAACAAGGACAACTATCGGAGTTGTTTCTGCACCAATCTGGAGATATGTAGTATATAAAGTATGCACTGCAGATGAAAGTGCAGAGTATGTTCTTCTCCTAAGACAGACAGGTACAATGCCACATTGCAATTCAAGGAATTATTCAAATGaaaaacaatacaaattaaatcaaaaagtGGAAACAAAGGGAATGCATGACCTTAGAGTAAGGAATAATGTGGTCGTAGTCATGGCAGAGACAACCGGGGCAACCTACGAGCTTGCGAAAGAGAGTGTTGCCGAGGGCGTCCCTGCGCCAGCGATCGGGGTCGCGTCCTTTGACTTTGTCGGCCTTTTCCCAGCATTTCTGCTTAACGCTGTGAGGGAAGCTCCGAGGGTTAggattagggttagggttagggctaGGGTAATCGTGAAAGAGTGAGGTGACGTCATCATCGACGTCGAGGAGAGTGGCAGAGGGTGAGGTGCTTCGTttggatgaagaagaagaagaggttaACTTAGATGAAGAGGTTTTGGATCGGTCCTTCACTGGTGACGTCGACCTCGCCTTTCTTCTCCTTGCTTCTCTGCTACTCGAACCAGAACCAGAAATACCTCTCATTTGGTTCATCCACTTCTGCTTCCTTATcagtctatttttattttcaataaataagcaatattttttattagtttattaaaaataaacttaaatatatttttcattcttgaacCAGTCACGAAGTTTAGATTTTgtacttataaaattattatagtcTTACTATCTAAACCTACAatgtataactttttactatctacaattgatgtaaaaaaataatatcgttttaatataatcaattttttctctaaacaaaaaaaaaagactcattcTAATTTTatgaggataaaaaataaataattttttatggaacaacaaaattcaaattttatcaattttataagaacgaaaaatatattttaactttaaaaataatttaagaatatattcAGTGCATTGGattagaagattttttttaaaaattaaactattcaAATAGAcctttaactcttttttttttcctaaaagtttaaaaatgatgtttttaattatttaattaatgacaTATTAATCCTTtcataaaagtattattttcaatttttagatacaataatctttttttgatttattaagATATGAAAATTGTCTCGTTAGATTTACTTGCATAAATTTCATATAGTGAAA
This region of Glycine soja cultivar W05 chromosome 17, ASM419377v2, whole genome shotgun sequence genomic DNA includes:
- the LOC114393625 gene encoding cyclic dof factor 3-like is translated as MHEIRDPAIRLFGQKIPFPEDVDKEEESAEDREQEMEEHEDEGDKDTRVENVTKEELEADPPLDAEETKISGTSPEAIVNPKTPSIEEETAKSKGGKSEKEQGDAANSQEKTLKKPDKVLPCPRCKSMDTKFCYYNNYNVNQPRYFCKACQRYWTAGGTMRNVPVGAGRRKNKNSTSHYRHITISEALQAARIDAQNGTHLPTLKGNGRVLSFGLDAHAPICDSMASLMNLGEKKALNGTRNGFHHGFEDQRLPVPCKSGENGDDSSTTSSITISSPKGENNKSTFQQQPLPQNHGFLPQVPCIPGVPWPYTWNSPVPPPALCPSGFPLPFYPATFWNCGMPGNWNVPWFSSSSPASNLKSPSSSPNSPTLGKHSRDSDMIKQDSLHKEEASTPRNGSVLVPKTLRIDDPSEAAKSSIWATLGIKNESVSGGAMFKAFQSKKGEKNHVEASPMLMANPAALSRSLNFHENS
- the LOC114391841 gene encoding uncharacterized protein LOC114391841; protein product: MNQMRGISGSGSSSREARRRKARSTSPVKDRSKTSSSKLTSSSSSSKRSTSPSATLLDVDDDVTSLFHDYPSPNPNPNPNPRSFPHSVKQKCWEKADKVKGRDPDRWRRDALGNTLFRKLVGCPGCLCHDYDHIIPYSKGGESTLENCQVLQATVNRSKGNRTEISKAELIQKSSYCRVSDRDMDLLELSAYGNVRRGPDSGGCRIQ